A genomic stretch from Microbacterium proteolyticum includes:
- the rpoB gene encoding DNA-directed RNA polymerase subunit beta translates to MAAASNASTTTTPKSGRGASRLSFAKISDKLTVPDLLALQTESFDWLVGNEAWKARVAEAQAEGRTDVPEISGLEEIFEEISPIEDLSETMQLSFTNPYLEPEKYSIEECKERGKTYAAPLYVEAEFMNHQTGEIKTQTVFMGDFPLQTDKGTFIINGTERVVVSQLVRSPGVYFDKTPDKTSDKDIVSARVIPSRGAWLEFEIDKRDQVGVRIDRKRKQSVTVFLKALGLTSEDILAEFAGFDSIEETLSKDTILTKEDALRDIYRKLRPGEQVAAEAARALLDNFYFNAKRYDLAKVGRYKINQKLGLDKPLSDSVLTVDDIVATIKYLVRLHRGDATFDGVRGGQAAEIRLDTDDIDNFGNRRIRAVGELIQNQVRTGLSRMERVVRERMTTQDIEAITPQTLINVRPVVAAIKEFFGTSQLSQFMDQNNPLAGLTHKRRLSALGPGGLSRERAGVEVRDVHPSHYGRMCPIETPEGPNIGLIGSLASFARINAFGFIETPYRRVVDGRVTDQIDYLTASEESDHIVAQAGVALQADGHFVEDRILARRGQGGEVDLFPVDEIGYMDVSPRQMVSVATSLIPFLEHDDANRALMGANMQRQAVPLVRSESPVVGTGMEGFAAIDAGDVVTAEKAGVVLEVSADVVTIQLDEGGTQDYFLRKFDRSNQGTSYNQRVVVSAGERIEAGEVIADGPATENGELALGKNLLVAFMTWEGHNFEDAIILSQDLVKDDTLSSIHIEEYEVDARDTKLGKEEITRDLPNVSPDLLKDLDDRGIIRIGAEVRPGDILVGKVTPKGETELSAEERLLRAIFNEKSREVRDTSLKVPHGEQGTIIAVKEFNAEDGDDELGSGVNRRVVVYIAQKRKITEGDKLAGRHGNKGVIAKILPIEDMPFLADGTPVDIILNPLGIPGRMNFGQVLELHLGWIAQQGWKVEGTPEWAAQLPESAREAAPGTKVATPVFDGAFEDEIAGLLDSTIPNRDGDRLVDRSGKTRLFDGRSGEPFPAPISVGYMYILKLHHLVDDKIHARSTGPYSMITQQPLGGKAQFGGQRFGEMEVWALEAYGAAYALQELLTIKSDDILGRVKVYEAIVKGENIQEPGIPESFKVLMKEMQSLCLNVEVLSADGTAVNLRDTDDDAFRAAEELGINISSRFESSSIDEI, encoded by the coding sequence TTGGCTGCTGCGAGCAACGCATCCACCACCACCACCCCGAAGAGCGGACGCGGAGCATCCCGCCTCTCGTTCGCGAAGATCTCCGACAAGCTGACCGTTCCCGATCTGCTCGCACTGCAGACCGAGTCGTTCGACTGGCTCGTCGGTAACGAAGCCTGGAAGGCGCGCGTCGCCGAGGCACAGGCCGAGGGTCGCACCGACGTTCCCGAGATCAGCGGTCTGGAGGAGATCTTCGAGGAGATCTCCCCGATCGAGGACCTCAGCGAGACCATGCAGCTCTCGTTCACGAACCCCTACCTCGAGCCCGAGAAGTACTCGATCGAGGAGTGCAAGGAGCGCGGCAAGACCTACGCCGCACCGCTGTACGTCGAAGCCGAGTTCATGAACCACCAGACCGGTGAGATCAAGACGCAGACGGTCTTCATGGGCGACTTCCCGCTCCAGACCGACAAGGGCACGTTCATCATCAACGGCACCGAGCGCGTCGTCGTGTCGCAGCTCGTGCGTTCGCCCGGTGTCTACTTCGACAAGACGCCCGACAAGACCTCCGATAAGGACATCGTGTCGGCCCGCGTCATCCCCTCGCGCGGTGCGTGGCTCGAGTTCGAGATCGACAAGCGCGACCAGGTCGGCGTGCGCATCGACCGCAAGCGCAAGCAGTCGGTCACCGTCTTCCTCAAGGCCCTCGGCCTGACCAGCGAAGACATCCTCGCCGAGTTCGCCGGCTTCGACTCCATCGAAGAGACGCTGTCGAAGGACACCATCCTCACCAAGGAAGACGCCCTCCGCGACATCTACCGCAAGCTTCGTCCGGGCGAGCAGGTCGCCGCCGAGGCCGCGCGCGCGCTGCTCGACAACTTCTACTTCAACGCCAAGCGCTACGACCTGGCCAAGGTGGGTCGCTACAAGATCAACCAGAAGCTCGGCCTCGACAAGCCGCTCAGCGACTCGGTGCTCACCGTCGACGACATCGTCGCGACGATCAAGTACCTCGTCCGTCTGCACCGCGGCGACGCTACCTTCGACGGCGTCCGCGGCGGCCAGGCCGCCGAGATCCGTCTCGACACGGACGACATCGACAACTTCGGCAACCGTCGCATCCGCGCCGTCGGCGAGCTCATCCAGAACCAGGTGCGCACCGGTCTGTCGCGCATGGAGCGCGTCGTGCGCGAGCGCATGACCACGCAGGACATCGAGGCCATCACGCCGCAGACCCTGATCAACGTGCGCCCCGTCGTCGCCGCGATCAAGGAGTTCTTCGGAACCTCGCAGCTGTCGCAGTTCATGGACCAGAACAACCCGCTCGCGGGTCTGACCCACAAGCGCCGCCTGTCGGCGCTGGGTCCCGGTGGTCTGTCGCGTGAGCGTGCCGGCGTCGAGGTCCGTGACGTGCACCCCTCGCACTACGGCCGCATGTGCCCCATCGAGACGCCCGAAGGCCCGAACATCGGTCTGATCGGCTCGCTCGCCTCGTTCGCGCGCATCAACGCGTTCGGCTTCATCGAGACGCCGTACCGCCGCGTCGTCGACGGCCGCGTGACCGACCAGATCGACTACCTGACCGCCAGCGAAGAGAGCGACCACATCGTCGCCCAGGCCGGTGTCGCCCTCCAGGCTGACGGCCACTTCGTCGAGGACCGCATCCTGGCCCGCCGCGGCCAGGGTGGCGAGGTCGACCTGTTCCCCGTCGACGAGATCGGCTACATGGACGTCTCGCCGCGCCAGATGGTGTCGGTGGCGACCTCGCTCATCCCGTTCCTCGAGCACGACGACGCCAACCGCGCCCTCATGGGTGCGAACATGCAGCGCCAGGCCGTGCCGCTGGTCCGCAGCGAGTCGCCCGTCGTGGGTACCGGTATGGAGGGCTTCGCCGCGATCGACGCCGGTGACGTCGTCACCGCCGAGAAGGCCGGTGTGGTGCTCGAGGTCTCGGCCGACGTCGTGACCATCCAGCTCGACGAGGGCGGCACGCAGGACTATTTCCTGCGCAAGTTCGACCGCTCCAACCAGGGCACCTCGTACAACCAGCGCGTGGTGGTCTCGGCCGGCGAGCGCATCGAGGCCGGCGAGGTCATCGCCGACGGTCCCGCGACCGAGAACGGCGAGCTCGCGCTCGGCAAGAACCTCCTCGTGGCGTTCATGACCTGGGAGGGTCACAACTTCGAGGACGCGATCATCCTCAGCCAGGACCTCGTGAAGGACGACACCCTGTCGTCGATCCACATCGAGGAGTACGAGGTCGACGCGCGCGACACCAAGCTCGGCAAGGAGGAGATCACCCGTGACCTCCCCAACGTCAGCCCCGACCTGCTGAAGGACCTCGACGACCGCGGCATCATCCGCATCGGCGCCGAGGTGCGTCCCGGCGACATCCTCGTCGGCAAGGTAACGCCCAAGGGCGAGACCGAGCTCAGCGCCGAGGAGCGTCTGCTCCGTGCCATCTTCAACGAGAAGAGCCGCGAGGTCCGCGACACCTCGCTGAAGGTGCCCCACGGCGAGCAGGGCACGATCATCGCCGTCAAGGAGTTCAACGCCGAAGACGGCGACGACGAGCTCGGCTCGGGCGTCAACCGCCGCGTCGTCGTCTACATCGCCCAGAAGCGCAAGATCACCGAGGGCGACAAGCTCGCCGGCCGCCACGGCAACAAGGGTGTCATCGCCAAGATCCTCCCGATCGAGGACATGCCCTTCCTCGCCGACGGCACGCCGGTCGACATCATCCTCAACCCGCTCGGCATCCCGGGCCGCATGAACTTCGGTCAGGTCCTCGAGCTCCACCTCGGCTGGATCGCCCAGCAGGGCTGGAAGGTCGAGGGCACTCCGGAGTGGGCCGCGCAGCTGCCCGAGTCGGCCCGCGAGGCCGCGCCCGGCACGAAGGTCGCGACCCCCGTGTTCGACGGTGCGTTCGAGGACGAGATCGCGGGTCTGCTCGACTCGACGATCCCGAACCGCGATGGCGACCGCCTGGTCGACCGCTCGGGCAAGACGCGCCTGTTCGACGGCCGCTCCGGCGAGCCGTTCCCGGCGCCCATCTCGGTCGGCTACATGTACATCCTGAAGCTGCACCACCTGGTCGACGACAAGATCCACGCGCGTTCGACGGGCCCCTACTCGATGATCACCCAGCAGCCGCTCGGCGGTAAGGCCCAGTTCGGTGGCCAGCGCTTCGGTGAGATGGAGGTGTGGGCGCTCGAGGCCTACGGTGCCGCGTACGCGCTGCAGGAGCTCCTCACGATCAAGTCCGACGACATCCTCGGCCGCGTCAAGGTGTACGAGGCCATCGTCAAGGGCGAGAACATCCAGGAGCCCGGCATCCCCGAGTCCTTCAAGGTGCTCATGAAGGAGATGCAGTCGCTCTGCCTGAACGTCGAGGTCCTCTCGGCCGACGGCACCGCGGTCAACCTGCGCGACACGGATGACGACGCCTTCCGCGCCGCGGAGGAGCTCGGCATCAACATCTCCAGCCGCTTCGAGTCCTCGTCGATCGACGAGATCTGA
- a CDS encoding 5-oxoprolinase subunit B/C family protein: MRLLPFGDRAVLAEVADLAAVLELHAALAAAPPDGVDDLVPAARTVLVAFDPSRLSRDAVHAWILFCDQQGPDAVLPGPLIEVPVRYDGADLDSTAETLGIPVAELVRRHAAAEWTVAFTGFAPGFAYLVSPDWPYEVPRLASPRTRVPAGALGVAGEFSGAYPRQTPGGWRLIGSTDVVLFDPDAADPVLLPPRARVRFVPERSRIAAAAVISGGFGASGGRDAGDPSSALPSSSAGHGVAAPALRILAPGAAATVQDLGRPGRAALGIARSGALDRGALRVANRLVGNAETAAGLEIVLGGFRARAEHDTWVCVTGALADVSVDGRAVDAYAPLHLPAGATLAIGAARAGLRLYLAVRGGVVSPTAFGSMASDVLAGLGPAPSAAGDVIRSGTPAGPVPTVDGFPWSVPPALIDVPLSAGPRADWFAAGALEAMTAATWTVSADADRVGIRLDGPALPRARSGELPSEGMRPGAVQVPPHGRPVVLLADGPVTGGYPVIGVVPDAALDALAQARPGDGVRFRRV; encoded by the coding sequence GTGAGACTCCTGCCGTTCGGGGACCGGGCGGTGCTGGCCGAGGTCGCGGACCTCGCCGCCGTCCTGGAGCTGCACGCCGCGCTCGCCGCGGCCCCGCCCGACGGTGTCGACGACCTCGTCCCCGCCGCTCGCACCGTGCTCGTCGCGTTCGACCCGTCGCGTCTGTCCCGCGACGCCGTGCACGCCTGGATCCTCTTCTGCGACCAGCAGGGACCGGATGCCGTCCTCCCCGGCCCCCTCATCGAGGTGCCCGTGCGCTACGACGGCGCCGACCTCGACTCCACGGCGGAGACCCTCGGCATCCCCGTCGCCGAGCTCGTCCGCCGGCACGCGGCCGCCGAGTGGACGGTGGCATTCACAGGCTTCGCGCCCGGTTTCGCCTACCTCGTGAGCCCGGACTGGCCGTACGAGGTCCCGCGTCTGGCCTCGCCGCGCACGCGCGTCCCGGCCGGTGCGCTGGGCGTGGCGGGGGAGTTCAGCGGCGCCTACCCGCGCCAGACGCCCGGCGGCTGGCGGCTCATCGGTTCGACCGACGTGGTGCTGTTCGATCCGGATGCCGCCGACCCGGTGCTGCTCCCCCCGCGGGCGCGCGTGCGGTTCGTGCCGGAGCGCTCACGCATCGCCGCGGCAGCGGTGATCAGCGGAGGATTCGGGGCGAGCGGAGGACGGGATGCCGGTGATCCGTCCTCCGCTCTTCCCTCGTCCTCCGCTGGCCACGGAGTTGCCGCACCCGCGCTGCGGATCCTCGCCCCCGGGGCCGCGGCGACCGTGCAGGACCTCGGTCGTCCCGGTCGAGCGGCCCTCGGTATCGCCCGCTCCGGCGCGCTCGACCGCGGGGCTCTGCGCGTCGCCAACCGCCTCGTTGGCAACGCCGAGACGGCGGCGGGGCTCGAGATCGTGCTCGGCGGGTTCCGCGCGCGGGCGGAGCACGACACCTGGGTCTGCGTCACCGGAGCGCTCGCCGATGTGTCGGTCGACGGGCGGGCGGTGGATGCCTATGCGCCCCTGCATCTGCCGGCCGGCGCCACGCTGGCGATCGGCGCCGCCCGCGCCGGACTCCGGCTGTATCTGGCCGTGCGCGGCGGAGTGGTCTCGCCCACCGCGTTCGGCTCGATGGCGAGCGACGTGCTCGCGGGGCTCGGCCCGGCACCGTCGGCGGCGGGCGACGTCATCCGGTCGGGAACCCCGGCGGGTCCTGTCCCGACCGTGGACGGCTTCCCCTGGTCGGTTCCGCCCGCGCTCATCGATGTGCCGCTGTCGGCGGGACCCCGCGCCGACTGGTTCGCCGCCGGAGCGCTCGAGGCGATGACGGCTGCGACGTGGACCGTCTCGGCGGATGCGGACCGCGTCGGCATCCGCCTCGACGGTCCCGCCCTTCCTCGCGCGCGGTCGGGCGAGCTGCCGAGCGAGGGGATGCGTCCCGGGGCGGTCCAAGTGCCGCCGCACGGTCGGCCGGTGGTGCTGCTCGCCGACGGTCCCGTCACCGGCGGGTATCCCGTGATCGGGGTGGTTCCGGATGCCGCCCTCGACGCGCTCGCGCAGGCGCGTCCGGGCGACGGGGTGCGCTTCCGGCGCGTCTGA
- a CDS encoding 5-oxoprolinase subunit PxpA, whose amino-acid sequence MRVDLNADLGETVDGVPTADDEAMFALVSSANVACGGHAGDARSMTDAVARAARFGVAVGAHPSYDDRENFGRVRRDPPPAELRASVARQLDALAAAGADIRYVKPHGALYHAVTEDPGQARAVAAAVADLSARLGRALPVLGMPGAIADAAASAGLAFVHEAFLDRGYTARGGLVPRGEPGAVVEDPALVAARALRFVRDGEIEAVDGTRIAVDAASLCLHGDTPSAVAMARAVRAALDDADVEVRAPW is encoded by the coding sequence ATGCGCGTGGACCTCAACGCCGACCTCGGCGAGACCGTCGACGGAGTGCCGACGGCCGACGACGAGGCGATGTTCGCGCTCGTGTCCAGCGCCAATGTCGCGTGCGGTGGGCACGCCGGCGATGCCCGGTCGATGACGGATGCCGTGGCGCGCGCCGCCCGCTTCGGCGTCGCCGTCGGCGCGCATCCGTCGTACGACGACCGCGAGAACTTCGGCCGGGTCCGACGCGATCCGCCGCCCGCGGAGCTGCGGGCGAGCGTCGCCCGGCAACTGGACGCGCTCGCGGCCGCCGGGGCGGACATCCGCTACGTCAAACCCCACGGCGCGCTGTATCACGCGGTGACCGAGGACCCCGGGCAGGCCCGTGCTGTGGCCGCGGCCGTGGCCGACCTGTCGGCGCGCCTCGGGCGTGCGCTGCCGGTGCTGGGGATGCCGGGTGCCATCGCCGACGCCGCGGCATCCGCCGGCCTCGCCTTCGTGCACGAGGCGTTCCTCGACCGCGGATACACCGCGCGCGGCGGGCTCGTTCCGCGCGGCGAGCCCGGCGCCGTGGTCGAGGACCCGGCGCTCGTCGCCGCGCGTGCGCTGCGCTTCGTGCGTGACGGCGAGATCGAGGCCGTGGACGGCACGCGCATCGCCGTCGATGCCGCATCCCTGTGCCTGCACGGCGACACCCCGTCGGCGGTCGCGATGGCACGGGCCGTGCGCGCCGCGCTCGACGACGCGGACGTCGAGGTGCGCGCGCCGTGGTGA
- a CDS encoding ABC transporter ATP-binding protein, producing the protein MTSDVAGPPAPASPSPLLSVRDLAVDFATMDGPVRAVDGVNLDIHAGETIAIVGESGSGKSTTAMAIIGLLASGGRVARGQILLDGEDLTAFSEARMRQVRGRQIGLVPQDPMSNLNPVAKIGTQVAETLLAHGLADRSNLKGKVVEALEAAGLPDADKRATQYPHEFSGGMRQRALIAIGLACRPRLLIADEPTSALDVTVQQTILDQIDKQTSELGAAVLLITHDLGLAAERASRVVVMHRGRVVEQGPARQILENPQHPYTQSLVAAAPSVAAVRLRPEDFRGERAVEAVRDNIVEITGLTKVYPGRGRSEDFRAVDNVSLSIPRGQTVAIVGESGSGKTTTARMLLNVVEPTSGSITFDGQDVAALKGEALRQFRQKVQPIFQDPYSSLNPMFTIERIVEEPLSFYKRGSKAERSKRVRELMDDVALPASMLRRYPSELSGGQRQRVAIARALALSPELIVCDEPVSALDVLVQAQILDLLGDLQREYGLSYLFISHDLAVVRLISDYVCVMKDGRLVEAASSEEVFTNPRDPYTRRLLASIPGNELGLAG; encoded by the coding sequence ATGACCTCCGATGTCGCCGGTCCCCCCGCTCCGGCATCCCCTTCCCCCCTCCTCTCCGTCCGCGACCTCGCCGTCGACTTCGCCACCATGGACGGCCCCGTGCGCGCCGTCGACGGGGTGAACCTCGACATCCACGCGGGCGAGACCATCGCCATCGTCGGCGAATCGGGCTCCGGCAAGTCGACGACCGCGATGGCGATCATCGGCCTGCTGGCATCCGGTGGGCGCGTCGCCCGCGGGCAGATCCTGCTGGACGGCGAGGATCTGACCGCCTTCAGCGAAGCGCGCATGCGGCAGGTGCGCGGCCGGCAGATCGGCCTGGTGCCGCAGGACCCCATGTCGAACCTCAACCCCGTCGCGAAGATCGGCACGCAGGTCGCCGAGACGCTGCTCGCGCACGGCCTGGCCGACCGGTCGAACCTCAAGGGCAAGGTGGTCGAGGCGCTCGAGGCGGCCGGACTCCCGGATGCCGATAAGCGGGCGACCCAGTACCCGCACGAGTTCTCCGGCGGGATGCGTCAGCGCGCGCTCATCGCCATCGGCCTCGCGTGCCGCCCGCGACTGCTGATCGCCGACGAGCCGACCAGCGCCCTCGACGTCACCGTGCAGCAGACGATCCTCGACCAGATCGACAAGCAGACGAGCGAGCTGGGCGCCGCCGTCCTGCTCATCACGCATGACCTGGGCCTCGCCGCCGAACGCGCGTCGCGGGTGGTCGTGATGCACCGCGGACGTGTCGTCGAGCAGGGCCCTGCGCGGCAGATCCTCGAGAACCCGCAGCACCCGTACACGCAGTCGCTCGTCGCGGCGGCGCCCTCGGTGGCTGCGGTGCGCCTGCGCCCGGAGGACTTCCGCGGCGAGCGCGCCGTCGAAGCGGTGCGCGACAACATCGTCGAGATCACCGGCCTCACGAAGGTGTACCCCGGACGAGGCCGCAGTGAGGACTTCCGCGCGGTCGACAACGTGTCGCTGTCGATCCCGCGTGGTCAGACCGTCGCCATCGTGGGCGAGTCCGGCTCGGGCAAGACGACGACCGCCCGCATGCTGCTCAACGTCGTGGAACCGACCAGTGGCTCGATCACGTTCGACGGCCAGGATGTCGCCGCGCTCAAGGGCGAGGCCCTCCGGCAGTTCCGGCAGAAGGTGCAGCCGATCTTCCAGGACCCGTACTCGAGCCTGAACCCCATGTTCACGATCGAGCGCATCGTCGAGGAGCCCCTCTCCTTCTACAAGCGCGGGTCCAAGGCCGAGCGCTCGAAGCGGGTGCGCGAGCTGATGGATGACGTGGCCCTGCCGGCATCCATGCTCCGCCGCTATCCGTCGGAGCTGTCGGGCGGGCAGCGGCAGCGCGTCGCGATCGCCCGCGCCCTGGCGCTCTCTCCCGAGCTCATCGTGTGCGACGAGCCGGTGTCGGCGCTCGACGTGCTCGTGCAGGCGCAGATCCTCGACCTGCTCGGCGACCTGCAGCGCGAATACGGCCTCAGCTACCTCTTCATCTCGCACGACCTCGCGGTGGTGCGCCTGATCAGCGACTACGTCTGCGTCATGAAGGATGGGCGGCTGGTGGAGGCGGCATCCAGCGAAGAGGTGTTCACCAACCCGCGCGATCCGTACACGCGGCGCTTGTTGGCGTCGATCCCGGGTAACGAGCTGGGGCTCGCCGGCTGA
- a CDS encoding ABC transporter permease, whose translation MSSGILPPAPSGGPVDDNAVVDSQLLAAQTRGGFWHDVFQRLRRSPVAWIGAIIVLAFLLVAALAPLLAPYPAESLPGQRFITPTDIPGPGERPEFPLGLDRFGGDVLSKLIWGAQASLQIGVISTALGLIGGMALGLLAGMFGGWVDALVMRFVDILLSVPNLLLAVSIAAILGQSQLAIMIAIGASQVPVFARLLRASMLQQRGADYVLSAQTLGLSRRTIMMTHVLPNSVGPVIVQGTLTLATAVIDAAALSFLGLGGGLPQTAEWGRMLTYAQAELAIAPWLAFLPGICIAVTALGFTLLGESLREAMDPRTRAR comes from the coding sequence GTGAGCTCCGGCATCCTCCCTCCCGCCCCCAGCGGCGGCCCCGTCGACGACAACGCCGTGGTCGACTCGCAGCTGCTCGCCGCCCAGACGCGCGGCGGGTTCTGGCACGACGTCTTCCAGCGCCTGCGGCGCAGCCCCGTCGCCTGGATCGGCGCGATCATCGTGCTGGCGTTCCTGCTCGTCGCGGCCCTCGCGCCGCTGCTGGCGCCCTACCCGGCCGAGTCGCTGCCCGGTCAGCGATTCATCACGCCCACCGACATCCCGGGCCCCGGCGAGAGGCCCGAGTTCCCGCTGGGCCTCGACCGCTTCGGCGGCGACGTGCTGTCGAAACTCATCTGGGGAGCTCAGGCATCGCTGCAGATCGGTGTGATCTCCACCGCCCTCGGCCTCATCGGCGGCATGGCGCTGGGCCTTCTCGCCGGCATGTTCGGTGGCTGGGTCGACGCGCTCGTCATGCGCTTCGTCGACATCCTGCTGTCGGTGCCCAACCTGCTGCTGGCCGTCTCGATCGCCGCGATCCTCGGGCAGAGCCAGCTCGCGATCATGATCGCCATCGGGGCGTCGCAGGTGCCGGTGTTCGCGCGCCTCCTGCGCGCCTCGATGCTGCAGCAGCGCGGCGCCGACTACGTGCTCTCGGCGCAGACGCTGGGCCTGAGCCGCCGCACCATCATGATGACCCACGTGCTGCCCAACAGCGTGGGCCCCGTGATCGTGCAGGGGACCCTGACGCTCGCGACCGCCGTGATCGACGCCGCGGCGCTGTCGTTCCTGGGCCTCGGCGGTGGCCTCCCGCAGACCGCCGAGTGGGGCCGCATGCTCACCTACGCGCAGGCCGAGCTCGCCATCGCCCCGTGGCTGGCGTTCCTCCCCGGCATCTGCATCGCGGTGACCGCGCTGGGCTTCACGCTGCTGGGCGAGTCCCTCCGCGAAGCCATGGACCCGCGTACCCGCGCGCGGTAG